One Rhizoctonia solani chromosome 2, complete sequence DNA segment encodes these proteins:
- a CDS encoding Copia protein, with the protein MAEAVASTSAPGAASGTHRIAPLRGTENYNMWRIQMEDILSDLDLYGYVNKTIIAPSKTVLKTKRNRKDDKGKPLPDYEYTATNDEYTKWVKADRKALSNIRLRVDGSVLNLIQGCTTSADAWNALATTYQVKGTVGLIDLRRKFFSH; encoded by the coding sequence ATGGCCGAAGCTGTAGCAAGCACTTCAGCCCCCGGTGCAGCTAGCGGAACGCACCGGATTGCACCCCTTCGGGGAACTGAGAATTATAATATGTGGCGCATACAGATGGAAGACATATTATCAGATCTTGATCTATATGGCTACGTAAACAAGACGATTATTGCACCTAGCAAGACTGTACTGAAAACCAAAAGAAACCGGAAAGATGACAAGGGCAAACCATTGCCCGACTATGAATATACAGCAACTAACGACGAGTACACGAAATGGGTTAAAGCCGACCGAAAAGCATTATCTAATATAAGATTAAGAGTTGACGGAAGTGTACTAAACCTAATACAAGGATGCACAACGTCCGCCGACGCTTGGAACGCCCTTGCGACGACTTACCAAGTCAAGGGAACGGTCGGACTCATTGACCTACGAAGAAAGTTTTTCAGTCACTGA
- a CDS encoding Retrovirus-related Pol polyprotein from transposon TNT 1-94, with protein MTPFESFWGKKPNVSTLRPWGSKCYVLDQTGDRSKLDAKAFQAIFVGISEVQGKSWRYYKSGLNRILHSRNITFLRVNTVSEEPGIDQDWGDTVAPPEGEMTHADSAAERPKEPAGTGGVHTVSKEEKSDSNEPVDIKSEPKIEQKASNKPTKLTHNNVLKPYTTRSHSAMRINPSATTNALQQLNTLTSGTDNAGVRTRSWNPNVAPIELDNVQGGITLKIRHPPMSGQSGSQPKNETANLLIEFSDVPITPSDPNSSDDTVPSAYNFFDSPSTVLPTDTGTPDLTYSMVTPTTPEPTIDELCEQFEQLYLNEPSIPKQPNPTLASSGDMEPTWTFINNEPPTPTTNSPTVAEALSGPNAEEWWKAMAKEVSTLEQMGTYELTDLPPERKAMGNKWVLVLKHDENSTPIRHKARLVAQGFSQQPGIDFDKTFAPVVRLDSIRTLVSIANQYDWDIQQLDVNSAYLHAEVDKDLYMQQIPYFSDGTNKVLKLKRSIYGLKQAGRMWNKLYDTKLKAIRYTPCFTDACVYHRINNINGELCVSIIATHVDDSIVISLPNHSDITISELLRAFNMRDLGPIHHFLGIAFQRNCKNGIITLNQAAYINSLVDYADLAEAYPANTPFSPTVQLTQYEGVKPKFNYGTYIGKLLYAALCTRPDIAYAVAHLAQFTSCFGPAHVTAVKRLVRYLKGTPALGITYRRSNEDFGELGYSDANWGSNLLDRKSVSGHVFMLGGAAISWSAKKQATVALLTMEAEYMALSHACTQAMWLRQFFEELQYVADTPTLIVSDNLAALALSEESQFHG; from the coding sequence ATGACTCCATTCGAGTCATTTTGGGGCAAGAAACCAAATGTTAGTACATTAAGACCGTGGGGAAGTAAATGCTACGTACTAGATCAAACCGGAGATCGATCTAAGTTAGACGCGAAAGCATTCCAAGCGATATTTGTTGGAATATCGGAAGTACAAGGCAAAAGCTGGAGATACTACAAATCAGGACTGAACAGGATATTACACTCGAGGAACATTACCTTTCTGAGAGTAAACACGGTTAGTGAAGAACCCGGAATCGACCAGGATTGGGGAGATACAGTTGCTCCGCCcgagggggagatgactcATGCCGACAGCGCTGCGGAACGACCGAAAGAACCTGCTggaacagggggagtgcaTACAGTCAGCAAGGAAGAAAAGAGTGACTCGAACGAACCTGTAGATATAAAAAGTGAGCCTAAGATTGAACAAAAAGCATCCAACAAACCAACAAAACTCACTCACAATAACGTACTTAAACCTTATACTACTCGTTCTCACTCTGCTATGCGCATTAACCCTAGCGCGACTACGAATGCACTACAACAACTCAACACACTTACGTCCGGAACCGACAACGCAGGAGTCCGAACCCGCAGTTGGAATCCTAACGTTGCTCCCATTGAACTCGACAACGTGCAAGGAGGGATTACCCTCAAGATCCGGCACCCTCCCATGTCCGGTCAGTCAGGTTCTCAGCCAAAGAACGAAACTGCTAACCTTTTAATAGAGTTCTCCGATGTCCCTATCACGCCCAGCGACCCCAATAGCTCCGACGACACTGTACCTAGCGCATACAACTTCTTTGACAGTCCCTCCACCGTACTACCCACCGATACCGGCACCCCGGACCTTACCTACTCGATGGTCACCCCAACAACACCCGAACCAACCATCGACGAACTTTGCGAACAATTCGAACAGCTATACCTCAATGAACCATCGATCCCCAAACAGCCGAACCCCACCTTGGCGTCGTCCGGAGATATGGAACCAACGTGGACGTTCATCAACAATGAACCGCCGACGCCGACGACCAACAGTCCTACCGTTGCGGAGGCGCTATCCGGGCCAAACGCAGAGGAATGGTGGAAGGCGATGGCCAAGGAGGTCAGCACCCTTGAACAAATGGGAACGTACGAACTAACAGACTTACCACCCGAACGCAAGGCGATGGGGAACAAATGGGTCCTCGTACTCAAGCACGACGAGAACAGCACACCCATCCGACACAAGGCAAGACTCGTAGCCCAAGGATTTAGTCAGCAACCCGGCATTGATTTTGACAAGACATTCGCACCCGTCGTACGTCTTGATTCAATCCGTACGCTCGTATCAATCGCTAACCAGTACGATTGGGATATACAACAGCTTGATGTAAACTCGGCTTACCTACACGCCGAAGTCGACAAAGATTTATACATGCAGCAAATCCCTTATTTTAGCGACGGTACGAACAAAGTGTTAAAATTAAAGCGATCAATTTACGGACTGAAACAAGCAGGACGGATGTGGAATAAACTATACGACACAAAGCTGAAAGCGATCAGATACACACCATGCTTTACCGACGCATGTGTATACCACCGAATCAACAACATTAACGGTGAGCTGTGTGTGTCAATCATAGCTACACATGTTGACGATTCAATTGTCATATCATTGCCGAACCACTCTGATATTACAATATCCGAACTCTTGCGCGCATTCAACATGCGCGACCTCGGACCAATACATCACTTCCTTGGAATAGCATTCCAACGCAATTGTAAGAATGGCATCATCACACTCAACCAAGCAGCATATATTAACTCACTAGTTGATTATGCAGACCTTGCAGAAGCTTACCCCGCCAACACTCCTTTTAGCCCGACCGTACAACTCACTCAATACGAAGGAGTCAAACCGAAGTTCAATTATGGTACATACATTGGTAAGCTACTGTATGCCGCCCTATGCACACGACCAGACATAGCTTACGCTGTCGCACACCTCGCACAATTTACTTCGTGCTTTGGTCCGGCGCACGTGACAGCAGTTAAGCGCCTAGTACGCTACCTAAAGGGCACACCAGCTCTTGGGATAACATATCGCCGATCAAACGAAGACTTCGGCGAATTAGGCTATTCTGACGCCAATTGGGGAAGCAACTTACTAGATCGTAAGTCTGTTTCCGGTCATGTGTTTATGCTTGGAGGAGCTGCTATATCTTGGTCAGCTAAGAAGCAAGCAACTGTCGCCCTATTGACAATGGAAGCGGAGTATATGGCGTTATCTCACGCATGTACTCAAGCTATGTGGCTCCGTCAATTTTTTGAGGAATTACAATACGTTGCTGACACACCAACATTAATCGTTTCAGACAACCTTGCTGCGCTCGCTCTGTCCGAAGAATCGCAATTCCATGGATGA
- a CDS encoding Retrotransposon-derived protein PEG10 codes for MKNLVFTRYFNKAHTPGTVRPGLKAPFRPSRGTGFDSKEEEEPRRVPKKEPMGTPKRSLSSLTPFDSGSSVKRPKMELPDPYKGDTRGRKATQWLDWMLLWVALHRDQFDEEEQMVVWILYHMTDKAADWALPIIGTIIKGEGNPPTTISALTAKFKEAFADPDAKRAAARKIAALTQTTTTAEYVTEFRNLMAELDWNTEAYIAQFTQGLHWKVKELLSTKDHVPDNDLEAIFAALVKIDNIRRENKENRPKKLPAKSPVTATTSTSTTTTRVCLSEDPNYVTPEERDCCRAAGLCVKCGQKGHGIKQCPNGWKATIKEVVKVAEEEGSGKD; via the exons atg aagaatctagtatttacaagatatttcaacaaagcgcacactccaggaacggttaggcctggactcaaagcccccttccgcccttcAAGAGGCACAGGTTTtgactccaaggaagaagaggagccaagaagagtccccaaaaaggagcctatGGGAACGCCTAAACGCTCCCTCAgttccctcaccccctttgactccGGGTCTTCAGTGAaacggcccaaaatggagttaCCGGACCCTTATAAGGGGGACACCAGGGGAAGGAAGGCCACACAGTGGCTCGATTGGATGCTTCTTTGGGTTGCCCTCCACAGGGATCAgtttgatgaggaggaacagatggtggtatggattttataccacatgacagataagGCCGCTGactgggccctccccattattgggacaatcatcaagggcgagggaaatCCTCCCACCACCATATCAGCCTTGACGGCCAAATTTAAGGAAGCCTTTGCGGATCCCGATGCCAAGAGGGCAGCCGCCAGAAAGATCGCCGCGCtgactcagaccacaaccacagctgagtacgtcaccgagttccgcaatctcatggcggaacttgactggaacactgaggcatacattgcccagttcacgcaaggccttcactggaaggtcaaggaactcctatCCACCAAGGATCACGTCCCTGACAATGACCTCgaggccatatttgctgccttggtcaaaattgacaacatccgtcgggagaacaaggagaaccgacCCAAGAAGCttcctgccaagtccccggtcactgcgaccacctccacttccaccaccaccactagggTTTGCTTATccgaggaccccaactacgtcacACCAGAGGAACGAGATTGCTGCCGCGCAGCAGGGCTGTGCGTTAAATGCGGGCAAAAGGGGCATGGGATCAAACAGTGtcccaacggctggaaagccacaatcaaggaggttgtcaaggtggcagaagaagagggttcgggaaaagattga